In Trichoderma asperellum chromosome 1, complete sequence, a single window of DNA contains:
- a CDS encoding uncharacterized protein (BUSCO:EOG092D2AVN), with amino-acid sequence MADSGLVKSEFVKDEPAASPMALDEDDLFEDAGDLDFYDKSAPGNTFETLYLARIPKYMWDAWIKVTEKLGDDDEIQIGTLRTWNEPQMDTLADGTPRELTKLRMLLTANTPEHQLLPREYDLEILDQDVNNSFIFSEEDLPGYKNKTRSDAASAGIPLALLRSRGNGNGGSERPTYDRRSRYQPYYRKAIPKKTKIFGKIRYDLRVEPRNLREEEELLAKRIFEAENSKTKLQIISRNKASSIINPGATGSVSWGGNFIKNAAPTAKPKKGEILKATRIPKNQLLDLIFDCFRQYQYWSMKALRQRTQQPDSYLRQVLEEVAVLNKSGPFANHYCLSEAYRDKGGNDAKEAAAEAMDDDGDDDEGEEMEDVLVMQ; translated from the exons ATGGCGGACTCAGGGCTCGTCAAGTCGGAGTTCGTCAAGGACGAGCCGGCTGCCTCGCCAATGGCGCTTGACGAGGACGACCTctttgaagatgctggcgatcTCGACTTCTATGACAAATCGGCTCCCGGAAATACGTTTGAGACGCTGTACCTTGCGCGCATCCCCAAGTACATGTGGGATGCGTGGATCAAGGTGACCGAGAAGCtgggcgacgacgacgagatcCAGATCGGCACGCTACGGACGTGGAACGAGCCTCAGATGGACACATTGGCAGATGGGACGCCTCGTGAGCTTACGAAGCTGCGCATGCTCCTCACGGCGAATACCCCGGAGCACCAGCTTCTCCCTCGAGAGTACGATCTGGAGATTCTCGACCAGGACGTGAACAattccttcatcttcagcgaAGAGGATCTGCCGGGTTACAAGAACAAAACGCGCTCAGATGCGGCTAGCGCTGGAATACCACTCGCCCTGCTACGATCGAGAGGAAATGGCAATGGCGGTTCCGAGAGGCCAACCTATGATCGAAGGAGTCGGTACCAGCCGTATTACCGCAAAGCTATCCCGA AGAAAACCAAAATCTTTGGTAAAATCCGATACGATCTACGTGTTGAGCCACGAAACCTacgggaagaagaggagctctTGGCGAAGCGCATCTTTGAAGCCGAGAATTCCAAAACGAAGCTTCAAATCATCAGCAGGAACAAAGCGTCTTCCATTATCAATCCTGGAGCTACGGGCTCCGTTAGCTGGGGAGGAAATTTCATC AAAAATGCTGCCCCTACTGCTAAACCCAAGAAGGGCGAAATCCTCAAGGCTACTCGTATTCCAAAGAACCAGCTTCTCGATCTTATTTTCGATTGCTTCCGTCAATATCAGTACTGGTCGATGAAGGCCCTGCGGCAAAGAACTCAGCAGCCAGACTCTTATCTACGCCAGGTCTTGGAGGAAGTTGCAGTTCTCAACAAGAGCGGCCCATTTGCCAACCACTACTGCTTGAGTGAAGCTTACCGAGATAAGGGTGGCAATGATGCCAAAGAGGCTGCCGCGGAGgcgatggatgatgatggcgatgacgacgagggtgaagaaatggaagatgTGCTGGTGATGCAGTGA
- the NEDD8 gene encoding nedd8-conjugating enzyme UBE2F, protein MLIKVRTLTGKEIELDIESDYKVSQIKEKVEEKEGIPPVQQRLIHGGKQMTDDKTAAEYNLVAGDTLHLVLALRGDGTLNNAKRRKRSDMSTCHRKPRGYW, encoded by the exons ATGTTGATCAA AGTGCGCACCTTGACCGGCAAGGAAATCGAGCTCGATATTGAGTCGGACTACAAG GTCTCTCAGATCAAGGAgaaggtggaggagaaggaaggcATTCCGCCTGTGCAGCAGCGCCTCATCCACGGCGGCAAGCAAAT GACCGATGACAAGACTGCGGCCGAATACAACCTTGTCGCTGGCGACACTCTGCATCTCGTCCTCGCCCTTAGGGGGGACGGCACTTTGAATAATGCTAAACGACGGAAGCGAAGCGATATGTCGACATGTCATAGGAAGCCGAGAGGATATTGGTAG